The Cervus elaphus chromosome 21, mCerEla1.1, whole genome shotgun sequence genome window below encodes:
- the ZNF7 gene encoding zinc finger protein 7 isoform X4: MPGDWCVSFQEAVTFGDVAVHFSREEWQCLDPGQRALYKEVMLENHSSVAGLAGFLVFKPELISRLEQGQEPWVLDLQGAEGREAARTTRTDSTVGTDGEQACEDMDSLKSESGGVMVKTLPQDFPQSPGFGDTSDPEVCSQRQPSSLFHKNFLNMGTTAPRKAFAEDEFQGHGERGSSGRLGCQPDQSQGSFRRCDVCGRSLRSPSDVALHQEMNTQQKPNRCQECQKKLSDCFQGRHPSTLSGEKPYECRECGKVFRLCSQLTQHQRIHTGEKPFKCTDCGKAFRLSSKLIQHQRIHTGEKPYRCEECGKAFGQSSSLIHHQRVHTGERPYGCRECGKAFSQQSQLARHQRTHTGERPYPCPECGKAFSQSSTLAQHQRMHAGEKVELPRTPESPSLGARQRMHAPEKPFKCDECGKAFRWVSRLSQHQLTHTGEKPYKCNKCSKAFGCSSRLIRHQRTHTGEKPFKCDECGKGFVQGSHLIQHQRIHTGEKPYECSDCGKAFSQSSSLIYHQRIHKGEKPYECLECGKAFSMSTQLTIHQRVHTGERPYKCSECGKAFSQNSTLFQHQIIHAGVKPYGCSECGKAFSRSSYLIEHQRIHTRAQWYREYGGTLEASTHTSRRRVNTVKKLHKCNECEKIFRWRSHLIIHQRIHTGEKPYKCNECGKAFNRSSRLTQHQKIHMG; the protein is encoded by the exons CCAGGAGACTGGTGTGTGTCCTTTCAGGAGGCTGTGACATTTGGTGATGTGGCCGTGCACTTCTCGCGGGAGGAATGGCAGTGTCTGGACCCCGGCCAGAGGGCTCTCTACAAGGAGGTGATGCTTGAGAACCACAGCAGTGTGGCTGGACTAG caggatTCCTGGTCTTCAAGCCTGAGCTGATCTCCCGGCTAGAACAGGGGCAGGAGCCATGGGTCCTCGACCTGCAaggagcagaggggagagaggcAGCCAGGACCACCCGGACAG ATTCTACAGTTGGGACTGATGGTGAGCAGGCCTGTGAGGACATGGACAGTCTTAAATCAGAATCCGGGGGGGTCATGGTCAAAACCTTGCCCCAGGACTTTCCCCAGAGTCCTGGCTTTGGAGACACCTCAGATCCTGAAGTCTGTTCACAGAGACAGCCAAGCTCCCTCTTCCATAAAAACTTCTTGAACATGGGGACCACGGCTCCCAGGAAGGCCTTTGCTGAGGACGAGTTCCAGGGTCATGGTGAGCGGGGGAGCAGTGGCCGCCTGGGTTGTCAGCCTGATCAAAGTCAGGGGTCCTTCCGAAGGTGTGATGTATGTGGCAGGAGCTTGAGATCTCCTTCAGATGTTGCTCTGCACCAGGAAATGAATACCCAGCAGAAACCCAACAGATGCCAAGAGTGCCAAAAAAAGTTATCTGATTGCTTTCAGGGGAGACATCCGAGTACCTTGTCTGGAGAGAAACCGTATGAATGTAGGGAGTGTGGGAAGGTCTTCAGGTTGTGCTCACAGCTTACTCAGCATCAGAGaatccacactggagagaagccgTTTAAGTGCACCGACTGTGGGAAGGCCTTTCGCCTGAGCTCAAAACTTATTCAGCATCAAAGGATTCACACTGGGGAGAAGCCCTACAGGTGcgaagaatgtggaaaagcctttggGCAGAGCTCCAGCCTCATCCATCATCAGAGGGTCCACACGGGAGAGAGGCCCTATGGCTGCCGGGAGTGCGGGAAGGCCTTCAGCCAGCAGTCTCAGCTGGCCAGGCACCAGAGGACCCACACGGGAGAGCGGCCCTACCCGTGCCCAGAGTGCGGCAAGGCCTTCAGCCAGAGCTCAACCCTAGCTCAGCACCAGCGGATGCACGCTGGGGAGAAGGTTGAGCTCCCGAGAACCCCGGAGAGTCCCAGCCTGGGTGCACGTCAGAGGATGCATGCTCCCGAGAAGCCGTTTAAGTGTGACGAGTGTGGGAAGGCTTTCCGGTGGGTCTCCCGCCTGAGTCAGCATCAGCTGacacacactggagagaaaccttataaatgcaACAAGTGTTCGAAAGCCTTTGGTTGCAGCTCACGACTTATTCGCCACCAGAGAACTCACACTGGAGAAAAACCGTTTAAGTGTGATGAGTGTGGGAAAGGCTTTGTCCAGGGCTCACACCTCATTcagcatcagagaattcacaccgGGGAGAAGCCATACGAGTGCAGTGACTGCGGGAAGGCCTTCAGCCAGAGCTCAAGCCTCATTTACCATCAGAGGATCCATAagggggagaagccctatgagtGCCTcgaatgtggaaaagccttcagcATGAGCACACAGCTCACGATACACCAGAGGGTGCACACGGGTGAGAGGCCGTATAAGTGCAGCGAGTGTGGGAAGGCCTTCAGCCAGAATTCCACCCTTTTCCAGCACCAGATTATTCATGCTGGGGTGAAGCCCTACGGGTGCAGCGAGTGTGGGAAGGCCTTCAGCCGGAGTTCATACCTGATCGAGCACCAGAGGATCCACACTCGTGCCCAGTGGTACCGTGAGTACGGGGGCACCCTGGAGGCTTCCACCCACACGAGTCGGAGGAGAGTTAATACTGTAAAGAAACTTCACAAATGTaatgaatgtgagaaaatattcagATGGCGGTCGCATCTCATTATCcaccagagaattcacactggagagaaaccttacaaatgtaatgaatgtggcAAAGCTTTTAATAGGAGCTCAAGGCTTACTCAGCATCAGAAAATTCACATGGGCTAG
- the ZNF7 gene encoding zinc finger protein 7 isoform X1, protein MLASGQAEGSQPGHVDSHPPSLMPGDWCVSFQEAVTFGDVAVHFSREEWQCLDPGQRALYKEVMLENHSSVAGLAGFLVFKPELISRLEQGQEPWVLDLQGAEGREAARTTRTDSTVGTDGEQACEDMDSLKSESGGVMVKTLPQDFPQSPGFGDTSDPEVCSQRQPSSLFHKNFLNMGTTAPRKAFAEDEFQGHGERGSSGRLGCQPDQSQGSFRRCDVCGRSLRSPSDVALHQEMNTQQKPNRCQECQKKLSDCFQGRHPSTLSGEKPYECRECGKVFRLCSQLTQHQRIHTGEKPFKCTDCGKAFRLSSKLIQHQRIHTGEKPYRCEECGKAFGQSSSLIHHQRVHTGERPYGCRECGKAFSQQSQLARHQRTHTGERPYPCPECGKAFSQSSTLAQHQRMHAGEKVELPRTPESPSLGARQRMHAPEKPFKCDECGKAFRWVSRLSQHQLTHTGEKPYKCNKCSKAFGCSSRLIRHQRTHTGEKPFKCDECGKGFVQGSHLIQHQRIHTGEKPYECSDCGKAFSQSSSLIYHQRIHKGEKPYECLECGKAFSMSTQLTIHQRVHTGERPYKCSECGKAFSQNSTLFQHQIIHAGVKPYGCSECGKAFSRSSYLIEHQRIHTRAQWYREYGGTLEASTHTSRRRVNTVKKLHKCNECEKIFRWRSHLIIHQRIHTGEKPYKCNECGKAFNRSSRLTQHQKIHMG, encoded by the exons CCAGGAGACTGGTGTGTGTCCTTTCAGGAGGCTGTGACATTTGGTGATGTGGCCGTGCACTTCTCGCGGGAGGAATGGCAGTGTCTGGACCCCGGCCAGAGGGCTCTCTACAAGGAGGTGATGCTTGAGAACCACAGCAGTGTGGCTGGACTAG caggatTCCTGGTCTTCAAGCCTGAGCTGATCTCCCGGCTAGAACAGGGGCAGGAGCCATGGGTCCTCGACCTGCAaggagcagaggggagagaggcAGCCAGGACCACCCGGACAG ATTCTACAGTTGGGACTGATGGTGAGCAGGCCTGTGAGGACATGGACAGTCTTAAATCAGAATCCGGGGGGGTCATGGTCAAAACCTTGCCCCAGGACTTTCCCCAGAGTCCTGGCTTTGGAGACACCTCAGATCCTGAAGTCTGTTCACAGAGACAGCCAAGCTCCCTCTTCCATAAAAACTTCTTGAACATGGGGACCACGGCTCCCAGGAAGGCCTTTGCTGAGGACGAGTTCCAGGGTCATGGTGAGCGGGGGAGCAGTGGCCGCCTGGGTTGTCAGCCTGATCAAAGTCAGGGGTCCTTCCGAAGGTGTGATGTATGTGGCAGGAGCTTGAGATCTCCTTCAGATGTTGCTCTGCACCAGGAAATGAATACCCAGCAGAAACCCAACAGATGCCAAGAGTGCCAAAAAAAGTTATCTGATTGCTTTCAGGGGAGACATCCGAGTACCTTGTCTGGAGAGAAACCGTATGAATGTAGGGAGTGTGGGAAGGTCTTCAGGTTGTGCTCACAGCTTACTCAGCATCAGAGaatccacactggagagaagccgTTTAAGTGCACCGACTGTGGGAAGGCCTTTCGCCTGAGCTCAAAACTTATTCAGCATCAAAGGATTCACACTGGGGAGAAGCCCTACAGGTGcgaagaatgtggaaaagcctttggGCAGAGCTCCAGCCTCATCCATCATCAGAGGGTCCACACGGGAGAGAGGCCCTATGGCTGCCGGGAGTGCGGGAAGGCCTTCAGCCAGCAGTCTCAGCTGGCCAGGCACCAGAGGACCCACACGGGAGAGCGGCCCTACCCGTGCCCAGAGTGCGGCAAGGCCTTCAGCCAGAGCTCAACCCTAGCTCAGCACCAGCGGATGCACGCTGGGGAGAAGGTTGAGCTCCCGAGAACCCCGGAGAGTCCCAGCCTGGGTGCACGTCAGAGGATGCATGCTCCCGAGAAGCCGTTTAAGTGTGACGAGTGTGGGAAGGCTTTCCGGTGGGTCTCCCGCCTGAGTCAGCATCAGCTGacacacactggagagaaaccttataaatgcaACAAGTGTTCGAAAGCCTTTGGTTGCAGCTCACGACTTATTCGCCACCAGAGAACTCACACTGGAGAAAAACCGTTTAAGTGTGATGAGTGTGGGAAAGGCTTTGTCCAGGGCTCACACCTCATTcagcatcagagaattcacaccgGGGAGAAGCCATACGAGTGCAGTGACTGCGGGAAGGCCTTCAGCCAGAGCTCAAGCCTCATTTACCATCAGAGGATCCATAagggggagaagccctatgagtGCCTcgaatgtggaaaagccttcagcATGAGCACACAGCTCACGATACACCAGAGGGTGCACACGGGTGAGAGGCCGTATAAGTGCAGCGAGTGTGGGAAGGCCTTCAGCCAGAATTCCACCCTTTTCCAGCACCAGATTATTCATGCTGGGGTGAAGCCCTACGGGTGCAGCGAGTGTGGGAAGGCCTTCAGCCGGAGTTCATACCTGATCGAGCACCAGAGGATCCACACTCGTGCCCAGTGGTACCGTGAGTACGGGGGCACCCTGGAGGCTTCCACCCACACGAGTCGGAGGAGAGTTAATACTGTAAAGAAACTTCACAAATGTaatgaatgtgagaaaatattcagATGGCGGTCGCATCTCATTATCcaccagagaattcacactggagagaaaccttacaaatgtaatgaatgtggcAAAGCTTTTAATAGGAGCTCAAGGCTTACTCAGCATCAGAAAATTCACATGGGCTAG
- the ZNF7 gene encoding zinc finger protein 7 isoform X2 — protein MLASGQAEGSQPGHVDSHPPSLMPGDWCVSFQEAVTFGDVAVHFSREEWQCLDPGQRALYKEVMLENHSSVAGLGFLVFKPELISRLEQGQEPWVLDLQGAEGREAARTTRTDSTVGTDGEQACEDMDSLKSESGGVMVKTLPQDFPQSPGFGDTSDPEVCSQRQPSSLFHKNFLNMGTTAPRKAFAEDEFQGHGERGSSGRLGCQPDQSQGSFRRCDVCGRSLRSPSDVALHQEMNTQQKPNRCQECQKKLSDCFQGRHPSTLSGEKPYECRECGKVFRLCSQLTQHQRIHTGEKPFKCTDCGKAFRLSSKLIQHQRIHTGEKPYRCEECGKAFGQSSSLIHHQRVHTGERPYGCRECGKAFSQQSQLARHQRTHTGERPYPCPECGKAFSQSSTLAQHQRMHAGEKVELPRTPESPSLGARQRMHAPEKPFKCDECGKAFRWVSRLSQHQLTHTGEKPYKCNKCSKAFGCSSRLIRHQRTHTGEKPFKCDECGKGFVQGSHLIQHQRIHTGEKPYECSDCGKAFSQSSSLIYHQRIHKGEKPYECLECGKAFSMSTQLTIHQRVHTGERPYKCSECGKAFSQNSTLFQHQIIHAGVKPYGCSECGKAFSRSSYLIEHQRIHTRAQWYREYGGTLEASTHTSRRRVNTVKKLHKCNECEKIFRWRSHLIIHQRIHTGEKPYKCNECGKAFNRSSRLTQHQKIHMG, from the exons CCAGGAGACTGGTGTGTGTCCTTTCAGGAGGCTGTGACATTTGGTGATGTGGCCGTGCACTTCTCGCGGGAGGAATGGCAGTGTCTGGACCCCGGCCAGAGGGCTCTCTACAAGGAGGTGATGCTTGAGAACCACAGCAGTGTGGCTGGACTAG gatTCCTGGTCTTCAAGCCTGAGCTGATCTCCCGGCTAGAACAGGGGCAGGAGCCATGGGTCCTCGACCTGCAaggagcagaggggagagaggcAGCCAGGACCACCCGGACAG ATTCTACAGTTGGGACTGATGGTGAGCAGGCCTGTGAGGACATGGACAGTCTTAAATCAGAATCCGGGGGGGTCATGGTCAAAACCTTGCCCCAGGACTTTCCCCAGAGTCCTGGCTTTGGAGACACCTCAGATCCTGAAGTCTGTTCACAGAGACAGCCAAGCTCCCTCTTCCATAAAAACTTCTTGAACATGGGGACCACGGCTCCCAGGAAGGCCTTTGCTGAGGACGAGTTCCAGGGTCATGGTGAGCGGGGGAGCAGTGGCCGCCTGGGTTGTCAGCCTGATCAAAGTCAGGGGTCCTTCCGAAGGTGTGATGTATGTGGCAGGAGCTTGAGATCTCCTTCAGATGTTGCTCTGCACCAGGAAATGAATACCCAGCAGAAACCCAACAGATGCCAAGAGTGCCAAAAAAAGTTATCTGATTGCTTTCAGGGGAGACATCCGAGTACCTTGTCTGGAGAGAAACCGTATGAATGTAGGGAGTGTGGGAAGGTCTTCAGGTTGTGCTCACAGCTTACTCAGCATCAGAGaatccacactggagagaagccgTTTAAGTGCACCGACTGTGGGAAGGCCTTTCGCCTGAGCTCAAAACTTATTCAGCATCAAAGGATTCACACTGGGGAGAAGCCCTACAGGTGcgaagaatgtggaaaagcctttggGCAGAGCTCCAGCCTCATCCATCATCAGAGGGTCCACACGGGAGAGAGGCCCTATGGCTGCCGGGAGTGCGGGAAGGCCTTCAGCCAGCAGTCTCAGCTGGCCAGGCACCAGAGGACCCACACGGGAGAGCGGCCCTACCCGTGCCCAGAGTGCGGCAAGGCCTTCAGCCAGAGCTCAACCCTAGCTCAGCACCAGCGGATGCACGCTGGGGAGAAGGTTGAGCTCCCGAGAACCCCGGAGAGTCCCAGCCTGGGTGCACGTCAGAGGATGCATGCTCCCGAGAAGCCGTTTAAGTGTGACGAGTGTGGGAAGGCTTTCCGGTGGGTCTCCCGCCTGAGTCAGCATCAGCTGacacacactggagagaaaccttataaatgcaACAAGTGTTCGAAAGCCTTTGGTTGCAGCTCACGACTTATTCGCCACCAGAGAACTCACACTGGAGAAAAACCGTTTAAGTGTGATGAGTGTGGGAAAGGCTTTGTCCAGGGCTCACACCTCATTcagcatcagagaattcacaccgGGGAGAAGCCATACGAGTGCAGTGACTGCGGGAAGGCCTTCAGCCAGAGCTCAAGCCTCATTTACCATCAGAGGATCCATAagggggagaagccctatgagtGCCTcgaatgtggaaaagccttcagcATGAGCACACAGCTCACGATACACCAGAGGGTGCACACGGGTGAGAGGCCGTATAAGTGCAGCGAGTGTGGGAAGGCCTTCAGCCAGAATTCCACCCTTTTCCAGCACCAGATTATTCATGCTGGGGTGAAGCCCTACGGGTGCAGCGAGTGTGGGAAGGCCTTCAGCCGGAGTTCATACCTGATCGAGCACCAGAGGATCCACACTCGTGCCCAGTGGTACCGTGAGTACGGGGGCACCCTGGAGGCTTCCACCCACACGAGTCGGAGGAGAGTTAATACTGTAAAGAAACTTCACAAATGTaatgaatgtgagaaaatattcagATGGCGGTCGCATCTCATTATCcaccagagaattcacactggagagaaaccttacaaatgtaatgaatgtggcAAAGCTTTTAATAGGAGCTCAAGGCTTACTCAGCATCAGAAAATTCACATGGGCTAG
- the ZNF7 gene encoding zinc finger protein 7 isoform X3, with protein sequence MLASGQAEGSQPGHVDSHPPSLMEAVTFGDVAVHFSREEWQCLDPGQRALYKEVMLENHSSVAGLAGFLVFKPELISRLEQGQEPWVLDLQGAEGREAARTTRTDSTVGTDGEQACEDMDSLKSESGGVMVKTLPQDFPQSPGFGDTSDPEVCSQRQPSSLFHKNFLNMGTTAPRKAFAEDEFQGHGERGSSGRLGCQPDQSQGSFRRCDVCGRSLRSPSDVALHQEMNTQQKPNRCQECQKKLSDCFQGRHPSTLSGEKPYECRECGKVFRLCSQLTQHQRIHTGEKPFKCTDCGKAFRLSSKLIQHQRIHTGEKPYRCEECGKAFGQSSSLIHHQRVHTGERPYGCRECGKAFSQQSQLARHQRTHTGERPYPCPECGKAFSQSSTLAQHQRMHAGEKVELPRTPESPSLGARQRMHAPEKPFKCDECGKAFRWVSRLSQHQLTHTGEKPYKCNKCSKAFGCSSRLIRHQRTHTGEKPFKCDECGKGFVQGSHLIQHQRIHTGEKPYECSDCGKAFSQSSSLIYHQRIHKGEKPYECLECGKAFSMSTQLTIHQRVHTGERPYKCSECGKAFSQNSTLFQHQIIHAGVKPYGCSECGKAFSRSSYLIEHQRIHTRAQWYREYGGTLEASTHTSRRRVNTVKKLHKCNECEKIFRWRSHLIIHQRIHTGEKPYKCNECGKAFNRSSRLTQHQKIHMG encoded by the exons GAGGCTGTGACATTTGGTGATGTGGCCGTGCACTTCTCGCGGGAGGAATGGCAGTGTCTGGACCCCGGCCAGAGGGCTCTCTACAAGGAGGTGATGCTTGAGAACCACAGCAGTGTGGCTGGACTAG caggatTCCTGGTCTTCAAGCCTGAGCTGATCTCCCGGCTAGAACAGGGGCAGGAGCCATGGGTCCTCGACCTGCAaggagcagaggggagagaggcAGCCAGGACCACCCGGACAG ATTCTACAGTTGGGACTGATGGTGAGCAGGCCTGTGAGGACATGGACAGTCTTAAATCAGAATCCGGGGGGGTCATGGTCAAAACCTTGCCCCAGGACTTTCCCCAGAGTCCTGGCTTTGGAGACACCTCAGATCCTGAAGTCTGTTCACAGAGACAGCCAAGCTCCCTCTTCCATAAAAACTTCTTGAACATGGGGACCACGGCTCCCAGGAAGGCCTTTGCTGAGGACGAGTTCCAGGGTCATGGTGAGCGGGGGAGCAGTGGCCGCCTGGGTTGTCAGCCTGATCAAAGTCAGGGGTCCTTCCGAAGGTGTGATGTATGTGGCAGGAGCTTGAGATCTCCTTCAGATGTTGCTCTGCACCAGGAAATGAATACCCAGCAGAAACCCAACAGATGCCAAGAGTGCCAAAAAAAGTTATCTGATTGCTTTCAGGGGAGACATCCGAGTACCTTGTCTGGAGAGAAACCGTATGAATGTAGGGAGTGTGGGAAGGTCTTCAGGTTGTGCTCACAGCTTACTCAGCATCAGAGaatccacactggagagaagccgTTTAAGTGCACCGACTGTGGGAAGGCCTTTCGCCTGAGCTCAAAACTTATTCAGCATCAAAGGATTCACACTGGGGAGAAGCCCTACAGGTGcgaagaatgtggaaaagcctttggGCAGAGCTCCAGCCTCATCCATCATCAGAGGGTCCACACGGGAGAGAGGCCCTATGGCTGCCGGGAGTGCGGGAAGGCCTTCAGCCAGCAGTCTCAGCTGGCCAGGCACCAGAGGACCCACACGGGAGAGCGGCCCTACCCGTGCCCAGAGTGCGGCAAGGCCTTCAGCCAGAGCTCAACCCTAGCTCAGCACCAGCGGATGCACGCTGGGGAGAAGGTTGAGCTCCCGAGAACCCCGGAGAGTCCCAGCCTGGGTGCACGTCAGAGGATGCATGCTCCCGAGAAGCCGTTTAAGTGTGACGAGTGTGGGAAGGCTTTCCGGTGGGTCTCCCGCCTGAGTCAGCATCAGCTGacacacactggagagaaaccttataaatgcaACAAGTGTTCGAAAGCCTTTGGTTGCAGCTCACGACTTATTCGCCACCAGAGAACTCACACTGGAGAAAAACCGTTTAAGTGTGATGAGTGTGGGAAAGGCTTTGTCCAGGGCTCACACCTCATTcagcatcagagaattcacaccgGGGAGAAGCCATACGAGTGCAGTGACTGCGGGAAGGCCTTCAGCCAGAGCTCAAGCCTCATTTACCATCAGAGGATCCATAagggggagaagccctatgagtGCCTcgaatgtggaaaagccttcagcATGAGCACACAGCTCACGATACACCAGAGGGTGCACACGGGTGAGAGGCCGTATAAGTGCAGCGAGTGTGGGAAGGCCTTCAGCCAGAATTCCACCCTTTTCCAGCACCAGATTATTCATGCTGGGGTGAAGCCCTACGGGTGCAGCGAGTGTGGGAAGGCCTTCAGCCGGAGTTCATACCTGATCGAGCACCAGAGGATCCACACTCGTGCCCAGTGGTACCGTGAGTACGGGGGCACCCTGGAGGCTTCCACCCACACGAGTCGGAGGAGAGTTAATACTGTAAAGAAACTTCACAAATGTaatgaatgtgagaaaatattcagATGGCGGTCGCATCTCATTATCcaccagagaattcacactggagagaaaccttacaaatgtaatgaatgtggcAAAGCTTTTAATAGGAGCTCAAGGCTTACTCAGCATCAGAAAATTCACATGGGCTAG
- the ZNF7 gene encoding zinc finger protein 7 isoform X5: MEAVTFGDVAVHFSREEWQCLDPGQRALYKEVMLENHSSVAGLAGFLVFKPELISRLEQGQEPWVLDLQGAEGREAARTTRTDSTVGTDGEQACEDMDSLKSESGGVMVKTLPQDFPQSPGFGDTSDPEVCSQRQPSSLFHKNFLNMGTTAPRKAFAEDEFQGHGERGSSGRLGCQPDQSQGSFRRCDVCGRSLRSPSDVALHQEMNTQQKPNRCQECQKKLSDCFQGRHPSTLSGEKPYECRECGKVFRLCSQLTQHQRIHTGEKPFKCTDCGKAFRLSSKLIQHQRIHTGEKPYRCEECGKAFGQSSSLIHHQRVHTGERPYGCRECGKAFSQQSQLARHQRTHTGERPYPCPECGKAFSQSSTLAQHQRMHAGEKVELPRTPESPSLGARQRMHAPEKPFKCDECGKAFRWVSRLSQHQLTHTGEKPYKCNKCSKAFGCSSRLIRHQRTHTGEKPFKCDECGKGFVQGSHLIQHQRIHTGEKPYECSDCGKAFSQSSSLIYHQRIHKGEKPYECLECGKAFSMSTQLTIHQRVHTGERPYKCSECGKAFSQNSTLFQHQIIHAGVKPYGCSECGKAFSRSSYLIEHQRIHTRAQWYREYGGTLEASTHTSRRRVNTVKKLHKCNECEKIFRWRSHLIIHQRIHTGEKPYKCNECGKAFNRSSRLTQHQKIHMG, translated from the exons GAGGCTGTGACATTTGGTGATGTGGCCGTGCACTTCTCGCGGGAGGAATGGCAGTGTCTGGACCCCGGCCAGAGGGCTCTCTACAAGGAGGTGATGCTTGAGAACCACAGCAGTGTGGCTGGACTAG caggatTCCTGGTCTTCAAGCCTGAGCTGATCTCCCGGCTAGAACAGGGGCAGGAGCCATGGGTCCTCGACCTGCAaggagcagaggggagagaggcAGCCAGGACCACCCGGACAG ATTCTACAGTTGGGACTGATGGTGAGCAGGCCTGTGAGGACATGGACAGTCTTAAATCAGAATCCGGGGGGGTCATGGTCAAAACCTTGCCCCAGGACTTTCCCCAGAGTCCTGGCTTTGGAGACACCTCAGATCCTGAAGTCTGTTCACAGAGACAGCCAAGCTCCCTCTTCCATAAAAACTTCTTGAACATGGGGACCACGGCTCCCAGGAAGGCCTTTGCTGAGGACGAGTTCCAGGGTCATGGTGAGCGGGGGAGCAGTGGCCGCCTGGGTTGTCAGCCTGATCAAAGTCAGGGGTCCTTCCGAAGGTGTGATGTATGTGGCAGGAGCTTGAGATCTCCTTCAGATGTTGCTCTGCACCAGGAAATGAATACCCAGCAGAAACCCAACAGATGCCAAGAGTGCCAAAAAAAGTTATCTGATTGCTTTCAGGGGAGACATCCGAGTACCTTGTCTGGAGAGAAACCGTATGAATGTAGGGAGTGTGGGAAGGTCTTCAGGTTGTGCTCACAGCTTACTCAGCATCAGAGaatccacactggagagaagccgTTTAAGTGCACCGACTGTGGGAAGGCCTTTCGCCTGAGCTCAAAACTTATTCAGCATCAAAGGATTCACACTGGGGAGAAGCCCTACAGGTGcgaagaatgtggaaaagcctttggGCAGAGCTCCAGCCTCATCCATCATCAGAGGGTCCACACGGGAGAGAGGCCCTATGGCTGCCGGGAGTGCGGGAAGGCCTTCAGCCAGCAGTCTCAGCTGGCCAGGCACCAGAGGACCCACACGGGAGAGCGGCCCTACCCGTGCCCAGAGTGCGGCAAGGCCTTCAGCCAGAGCTCAACCCTAGCTCAGCACCAGCGGATGCACGCTGGGGAGAAGGTTGAGCTCCCGAGAACCCCGGAGAGTCCCAGCCTGGGTGCACGTCAGAGGATGCATGCTCCCGAGAAGCCGTTTAAGTGTGACGAGTGTGGGAAGGCTTTCCGGTGGGTCTCCCGCCTGAGTCAGCATCAGCTGacacacactggagagaaaccttataaatgcaACAAGTGTTCGAAAGCCTTTGGTTGCAGCTCACGACTTATTCGCCACCAGAGAACTCACACTGGAGAAAAACCGTTTAAGTGTGATGAGTGTGGGAAAGGCTTTGTCCAGGGCTCACACCTCATTcagcatcagagaattcacaccgGGGAGAAGCCATACGAGTGCAGTGACTGCGGGAAGGCCTTCAGCCAGAGCTCAAGCCTCATTTACCATCAGAGGATCCATAagggggagaagccctatgagtGCCTcgaatgtggaaaagccttcagcATGAGCACACAGCTCACGATACACCAGAGGGTGCACACGGGTGAGAGGCCGTATAAGTGCAGCGAGTGTGGGAAGGCCTTCAGCCAGAATTCCACCCTTTTCCAGCACCAGATTATTCATGCTGGGGTGAAGCCCTACGGGTGCAGCGAGTGTGGGAAGGCCTTCAGCCGGAGTTCATACCTGATCGAGCACCAGAGGATCCACACTCGTGCCCAGTGGTACCGTGAGTACGGGGGCACCCTGGAGGCTTCCACCCACACGAGTCGGAGGAGAGTTAATACTGTAAAGAAACTTCACAAATGTaatgaatgtgagaaaatattcagATGGCGGTCGCATCTCATTATCcaccagagaattcacactggagagaaaccttacaaatgtaatgaatgtggcAAAGCTTTTAATAGGAGCTCAAGGCTTACTCAGCATCAGAAAATTCACATGGGCTAG